From one Rhizobium lentis genomic stretch:
- a CDS encoding patatin-like phospholipase family protein, with protein MLNWSLHRQSAEGEGSGSGMSTILETIPSPAPVKRIKIALALGGGAARGWAHIGVLRALDEAGIEIGMIAGTSIGALVGGCYLAGKLDELESFARSLTMRRIASLLDLTIGGSGLFGGMRLTKRMQEHLEGLNVEDLDRPFVAVAAEVNTGHEVWIANGSLITALRASYALPGIFEPVRSNHRTLVDGALVNPVPVSVCRAYEQPLVVAVNLNYDLYGRSAVVRHNASLSPQEVQKQEEAPYARLGMTGVMVQAFNIIQDRIARARLAGDPPDISLQPRLSYIGLSEFHRAGEAIERGYEEARARLPEIKRMQEVYASPA; from the coding sequence ATGCTGAACTGGAGTCTGCACCGTCAAAGCGCTGAAGGCGAAGGTTCCGGTTCCGGCATGTCGACCATACTCGAGACAATCCCTTCGCCCGCGCCTGTCAAGAGAATCAAGATCGCGCTCGCACTTGGCGGCGGAGCGGCCCGCGGCTGGGCCCATATCGGCGTATTGCGCGCCCTTGACGAGGCCGGGATCGAGATCGGCATGATTGCCGGCACATCGATCGGCGCGCTGGTCGGCGGCTGCTATCTCGCCGGCAAACTCGATGAACTCGAAAGCTTCGCGCGCTCGCTGACCATGCGCCGCATCGCGAGCCTGCTCGATCTGACCATCGGCGGCAGCGGCCTGTTCGGCGGCATGCGGCTGACCAAGCGCATGCAGGAGCATCTCGAAGGCCTGAATGTCGAGGATCTGGACCGGCCGTTCGTCGCGGTTGCGGCCGAGGTCAATACCGGTCACGAAGTCTGGATCGCCAATGGTTCGTTGATCACGGCGCTGCGCGCTTCTTATGCCCTGCCCGGCATCTTCGAGCCGGTCCGCAGCAATCACCGCACGCTGGTCGACGGCGCGCTGGTCAATCCGGTTCCCGTTTCCGTCTGCCGCGCCTATGAGCAGCCGCTGGTCGTCGCCGTCAATCTCAATTACGACCTCTATGGCCGCTCGGCCGTCGTCCGGCACAATGCCAGCCTCTCGCCGCAGGAAGTGCAGAAACAGGAAGAGGCCCCCTATGCTCGCCTCGGCATGACCGGCGTCATGGTGCAAGCCTTCAACATCATCCAGGACAGGATCGCCCGCGCCCGCCTTGCCGGCGATCCGCCTGACATTTCGCTGCAGCCGCGCCTCAGCTATATCGGTCTTTCTGAATTTCATCGGGCCGGTGAGGCGATCGAGCGCGGCTACGAGGAGGCGAGAGCCCGGCTCCCCGAGATCAAGCGCATGCAGGAAGTCTACGCCAGCCCTGCGTGA
- a CDS encoding transglutaminase-like cysteine peptidase, with the protein MTTANILKGGLLAGAIMMAMAGSAQATPASMALAGNASPPIGHYEFCKANPTECVEVGGDAGPAILTEDRWKEILKVNYTVNSTIQPETDEQIYGVEERWAYPTTVGDCEDYALLKRKMLIEDGFSPSDTLITVVLQPNGEGHAVLTVRTDHGDFILDNMRNKVLLWSDTEYTYLKRQSANDPARWSKLQDGRAVAVGSVK; encoded by the coding sequence ATGACGACTGCGAATATCCTGAAGGGCGGCCTTCTGGCCGGTGCCATCATGATGGCGATGGCAGGCTCGGCACAGGCGACACCCGCCAGCATGGCACTGGCAGGCAATGCCAGCCCGCCGATCGGGCATTATGAATTCTGCAAGGCGAACCCGACCGAATGTGTCGAAGTCGGCGGCGACGCCGGCCCGGCCATTCTCACCGAGGACCGCTGGAAGGAAATTCTCAAGGTCAATTATACTGTCAATTCGACGATCCAGCCGGAGACCGATGAACAGATCTACGGCGTCGAGGAGCGCTGGGCCTATCCGACGACCGTCGGCGACTGCGAGGATTATGCCCTGCTGAAGCGCAAGATGCTGATCGAGGACGGTTTCTCGCCCTCGGACACGCTGATCACGGTCGTGCTGCAGCCGAACGGCGAAGGCCATGCCGTGCTGACGGTCCGCACCGATCACGGCGACTTCATTCTCGACAACATGCGCAACAAGGTGCTGCTGTGGTCGGACACCGAATACACCTATCTGAAACGCCAGTCCGCCAACGATCCGGCCCGCTGGTCGAAGCTTCAGGACGGCCGCGCTGTCGCAGTCGGCAGCGTCAAGTAA
- a CDS encoding PAS domain-containing protein encodes MIRNGTGWCEMRVQTTIEIFDYWNRIRGAADAPLKSQVEPSAVPHLLQSLFILEARGVGDIGFRLAGTRICDFFGRDLRGERFSSLWAHGQHADIERTAMGVMDHALPALFNATGYSTVGHQATFEIIMMPLRSSDGACDRLLGAIAPTAAASWLEIVPLEFLALDRSRLLPEKFGKAAPADQRPINEIVAGKTIGFGQVMRRMVSQLLSAEAR; translated from the coding sequence ATGATCCGGAATGGGACAGGCTGGTGTGAAATGCGTGTGCAAACGACCATCGAAATTTTTGACTATTGGAACCGTATCCGCGGCGCTGCCGACGCGCCGCTGAAATCACAGGTCGAACCTTCTGCCGTTCCCCATCTTCTGCAAAGTCTCTTCATCCTGGAGGCCCGCGGGGTTGGAGACATCGGCTTCCGGCTCGCCGGCACCCGCATCTGCGATTTCTTTGGGCGTGACCTGCGCGGTGAACGTTTTTCATCCCTCTGGGCGCATGGCCAGCACGCGGATATCGAACGCACGGCGATGGGCGTGATGGACCATGCCTTGCCGGCCCTGTTCAACGCCACCGGCTACAGCACCGTCGGTCATCAGGCCACCTTCGAGATCATCATGATGCCGCTGCGCTCGTCCGACGGCGCCTGCGACCGGCTGCTCGGCGCGATCGCCCCGACGGCGGCTGCGAGCTGGCTGGAGATCGTGCCGCTGGAATTCCTGGCGCTCGACCGCAGCCGTCTGCTGCCGGAAAAATTCGGCAAGGCCGCGCCGGCTGATCAGCGCCCGATCAACGAGATCGTTGCGGGAAAAACCATCGGCTTCGGCCAGGTCATGCGCCGCATGGTGTCACAGCTGCTGAGTGCCGAGGCGCGCTGA
- a CDS encoding CBS domain-containing protein, translating to MTSSVKAILDLKGRDVVTAGPNTTVAEAAVILSKKKIGAIVVVGMENRISGMFTERDLVHAIAKHGKEGLDQSLAQVMTAKVYRCHEETTVNELMELMTSRRFRHVPVESNGKLAGIISIGDVVKSRIAEVEREAEDIKAYIAG from the coding sequence ATGACCAGTTCAGTCAAAGCAATCCTCGACCTGAAGGGCAGGGACGTCGTTACCGCCGGGCCGAACACCACCGTTGCCGAGGCAGCCGTTATCCTCAGCAAGAAGAAGATCGGCGCCATTGTCGTCGTCGGTATGGAGAATCGGATTTCCGGCATGTTCACCGAGCGCGATCTCGTGCATGCCATCGCCAAACACGGCAAGGAAGGCCTCGACCAGTCGCTCGCCCAGGTCATGACCGCCAAGGTCTACCGCTGCCATGAGGAGACGACCGTCAACGAGCTGATGGAACTGATGACCAGCCGCCGCTTCCGCCACGTTCCGGTGGAAAGCAACGGCAAGCTTGCCGGCATCATCTCGATCGGCGACGTGGTGAAATCGCGGATCGCCGAAGTCGAGCGCGAGGCCGAGGACATCAAGGCCTATATCGCCGGCTGA
- a CDS encoding PilZ domain-containing protein, whose protein sequence is MHSFQPAQTQRPAPRPEQGVFQRVPINMQGRLMLANYEEFECMVIDMSPGDMYVTCSGRPRANERVVAYIDHLGRVEGYVQTLDGRGFTMSINATERKREKLAAQLTWLANKHELGLPEDRRHDRLTPRDVKTELTLEDGTRYTCRIMDLSLSGAAIDVEMRPSIGTAVRLGNMRGRVVRHFVEGVAIEFLSIQSRETLREFL, encoded by the coding sequence ATGCACTCGTTCCAGCCAGCTCAGACGCAACGACCTGCGCCGCGCCCTGAACAAGGCGTTTTCCAGCGCGTGCCGATCAATATGCAGGGCCGGCTGATGCTTGCGAATTACGAGGAATTCGAATGCATGGTGATCGACATGTCGCCCGGCGATATGTACGTCACCTGCTCCGGCCGGCCGCGTGCCAATGAACGCGTTGTCGCCTACATCGACCACCTCGGGCGCGTCGAAGGTTATGTCCAGACGCTCGACGGCCGCGGCTTCACCATGTCGATCAATGCCACCGAGCGCAAACGCGAGAAACTCGCCGCCCAGCTCACCTGGCTTGCCAATAAGCACGAGCTCGGCCTGCCGGAAGATCGTCGCCACGACCGCCTGACGCCGCGTGACGTGAAGACCGAGCTCACGCTGGAGGACGGCACACGGTATACCTGCCGCATCATGGATCTTTCGCTGTCGGGTGCCGCGATCGACGTCGAGATGCGTCCCTCGATCGGCACGGCAGTGCGCCTCGGAAACATGCGCGGCCGAGTCGTGCGTCACTTCGTCGAAGGTGTGGCGATCGAATTCCTGTCGATCCAGTCGCGCGAAACGCTGCGGGAATTCCTCTGA
- a CDS encoding rhomboid family intramembrane serine protease, whose product MNEQTAEPDKAPEPSEVQPPARPPRVPVFNLPPALFFSLCLLIVIYAVQALVLTDDAVSWLLFTFGFVPARYVIPLSQQGLELFWTPVTYSLLHGSVQHIVFNAFWLMAFGAPVVRRIGTLLFLFFWIFSAAASAALHAILNWGDVSLLIGASGVISGLMGAACRFAFPAERRPMAVAHLNARLSIIDALKSRTVVIFMLLWLVGNALIAVGIPLVGDSDQEIAWDAHIGGFVFGFFLFSLFDQAPRPPAEPTVTEKDMLQS is encoded by the coding sequence ATGAACGAGCAGACTGCCGAGCCAGACAAGGCGCCCGAACCTTCCGAGGTCCAGCCGCCGGCACGGCCGCCGCGCGTACCGGTCTTCAACCTTCCACCGGCACTGTTCTTCAGCCTTTGTCTGCTCATCGTCATCTACGCTGTGCAGGCCCTCGTGCTCACCGACGATGCGGTGAGCTGGCTGCTGTTCACCTTTGGTTTTGTCCCCGCCCGCTACGTGATTCCGCTGTCGCAGCAGGGGCTGGAGCTGTTCTGGACGCCCGTCACCTATTCGCTGCTGCACGGCAGCGTCCAGCATATCGTCTTCAACGCCTTCTGGCTGATGGCCTTCGGCGCACCAGTCGTGCGCCGCATCGGGACGTTGCTGTTCCTGTTCTTCTGGATCTTCTCTGCAGCCGCCTCCGCCGCCCTGCACGCGATCCTCAACTGGGGAGATGTGTCGCTGCTGATCGGCGCGTCCGGCGTCATTTCCGGGCTAATGGGGGCAGCGTGCCGATTCGCCTTTCCGGCCGAGCGGCGACCGATGGCGGTGGCGCATCTCAACGCACGGCTTTCGATCATCGACGCGCTGAAGAGCCGGACCGTCGTCATCTTCATGCTGCTCTGGCTGGTCGGCAACGCGCTGATCGCCGTCGGCATCCCGCTTGTCGGCGACAGCGATCAAGAGATCGCCTGGGATGCGCATATCGGCGGCTTCGTCTTCGGCTTCTTTTTGTTTTCGCTGTTCGACCAGGCGCCGCGGCCACCTGCGGAACCGACCGTAACCGAGAAGGATATGTTGCAATCCTGA